The genomic window CGGAGCACGCCCGGCATCAATACCGAGATCAAGGCGAAGATCGCTATGGCCGCGTGTTGACGCAGGTGATGACGCAGCATGGAGACATTGCAGACCAGATGATCAAAGCTCGGCCTCGGCCATGCCTATCGCGGAGGATACCGTGATCGAAACCAATGGTGTCAGTCCAACCGGAGATCCATCAATGCGATTGCACACAGCCCTCGAACACCTGAAATCCGGCCACTACCGCTCAATGGAGCCATGGAAGGCCAATGAGATCGATGAGATGGCCCGGCATGTTGAGGCGTGCGCCGCCAGCGCCGCCGAATTTACCTTTCTCGCAGACCCCAAGACGATACCCTCCAAACATTCATAGACTTTGCCAACGAGCTATGGGACGCGGAAGTTGCTCTATCCCTCACGATGTTTTTTGGGTCTCGTGGGTGCAGAAGGTGCTCGATGAGCACGTCCATATGGCGGCTCTCTGTGAGAAAAATATGAGCCCTATCGATGGAAAGCTCGTCTCGCTTTCCGTGCGCGTCATGTTCGAAAATCATCGCCGCAATGGCTTGGTCTTCCTGAATCAAGTCGGAAAGTTTTGCGGCGATCACAAGCACGTCCTTGTCAGCCACGCCGACAACGATTCGACGCAACTGCTCGTGGACACGGGCTTTGGTGTGTCAGCGGCGCTGATCGGCGCCCTTGCCACTCCGCAAGCCATCCGCCGGGAAGAGCCTGCCCCGGCGCGCTTGAACAAGCAGCGCTTGCAGAAGAAAAGCCGCCTATTGGCCCAATGATCGTGATCGATGTTCGCGCCAGCCAACAGGCATCACAAAACCGGAAGAGGGCGGCTGGACCGTCAAACCACACTGGCGAAGAGGTCATATTCGCCATCTGGCTGATGGCCGCATGATCCCCATCCCGCCTTGCTGCGTCAATATGGAAACAGGCATTCCCATCAAGCCCGAATATGTTGTGAAGGTCTGATCCCATGCCTTCGGATCATGTAGATGAACCGACGCTTGACGAGTTTACGATCCCGCACGTCGCCTTCGCGGCCGCTGAGCACTATGCCGTCTTTCCTACCGCCGAGAAGCACGAGCTGATCCAAACTCTCAAGCGCGATGTTGAAGCGCGCTTCGCACGAGAACGTGAAAATGTCGCCGGACATGCGGCGGCTTTGAAAGCAATTGAAGACGCGGATGCCCGTGGTCTTCTGGAAGTGATCTACGGGCAAGGAGACTAGAAATGGAGACAGGCGAGAACTTTACGGCGCTGAACTATAGCCCATGCGATTGAGAGCATGAAAGAGGTCGTACAGCGTCTCCCCCCGCATTTTGTTCAGTCCATCAACGCGATCCGCATCGTCAGCGATATGCTTCGCAGATCAGTGAAATTTATCCTGCCCAACTGCGCAGAGCTGCTTGATCCGCTGCACGTATCGCAAGCGCATGAAGCTCCCCTTCCCGCTCGTTGCTTTCGAAGCTCCTTGGCAGAAAACCGATGCAAAGGACGCGGGTTATCTCGATCACTACAAGTCAACCCGTCGCATTGCCCTTTGTTGGGAGCCAGGTGCAACGCCGCCGCAACTGGCGCATCTCAACGTCATCTAGATCGCTTTCCGCAGGGAGGCGTCTTTATCCTTCCTATTTCATGGCTGGATGTCATCGAGACGTGGAATGTAGGTATCGGCGGGGCTTTCGTTCCCTACGAGAACAGCTTGGCAGCAGTCGATCAGGCTCAAGTCAGCCCTTTGAGCGCCCGCGCGATGGAAGCCCTTAACAGCGCCGGTTTGCTGCCCAAAAAGCCCGCATAGTTTGCAGCAGAGCCGTTCATTCTTCAGCCGGAGCATTTCGAAGCGGTCATTGCGAGAAGCGACCGTGAAACCGGATTCGCGAACATAATGAACGACACGAGGGATGAAGAGTATGGCCGTGGTTCAAGCGTGTGCAGTCCTCAACTGCGAAAACGTAGCGACGGCGGATATTGAAGCCCCTGCCAAACTGAACAAGGCGCGGATTGCCAGGAAGCAGCCTTTCTTTTCTTATAGGTTCTGGCGCTGGCCGCTGATCGTCCGTCCCCGGTAATACCGGCAGCGCAAGTGGACACGCCAGCCCCCGTCTTCATCTTCGCCGGGCCACCTTCGTCGTCTACCTGAAAAGACCGTGTGGAAGAGCTGCCATGGTTGGTGCGGCCAGTGAGAGCGGCGTCGTCTCAGGAGTATCGGCTCGTCAAAACCCGAAACAAAACCTGAGCGGTTCCGACCCAACCCTGTCTGATCGGCTATCGGCGGATTCGAGGGCCTTTTTGTGCCCGCAGGAAGCGGGAAGGAATCAAGGTGCGGGGTTATCTCCTGCGGCTCAAACCTTGGAGATACAAAATGAGCACATCTATCGAAGCAAGCTTTCACGCCCTTATCGTCCTCACTGTCGCTTTTATGGCCGGATTTCCATCAATCGGTCTCGGCGGTGCATTCGTCATGTGGATCGTTTACAAGGTTGCCGCCGACTGGCTGGACGACTGGTGCTCTGGCTGCGAAACCAGAAGGGGCGCTCATGCGCCCCTTTCCCACTTTCCTTCGACAACAAAAAATGATATGACTTCGTTGTGAAACAAACAACGGAAGTGATGGATGGAAGACGGCGAACAAGAACCACTGACGATCTACCGTCTCTCGAAAATCATATTCGTCGGGCCGGTGCTGATTGCTGGCCTCGGAACAGCGGCTCTCTGGTACGTCTGGACCTCTGACCTCTACCTTATGCACAATCTTGGCCCGATGGTGCTCGGGTTATCTCTTTACAGGCTTTTTACCCCACGATCTTCCTTGTCTGCCGAATTGCGACCGCCATCATTGCCATGGGCTTTGCAACACAAGTGCTCATTGTGCCTCATCAGGTACATGACAACAGAGCAGAGTTTTCAGTAACCGCGTGCTCTGGCGAACCGGTTTCATCAGCCGAGATATGTTCACGACCTCTGTTCGAGAGATCATAGGCGTTCAGCTTACGCAATCCGTTCTCGGCCGGATACTCGGCTCGGCTCGATATCGATCAGTACGCGAAGGACGATCAGATCGTAGCTGACCTGATCAGCGGAGCGCCGCAGGCATCACGAACGATTATGGCACTCAAGAACAACGCCGAATAGGACGGCCATCCGGTCATTGCTCTTCGTCGGCTAGAGCCTTCACCAGTGAGAGAACCTTTCGTCTGATACCCCCATCGGGTATTTGCGCGAACGCACGATTCAGGCTAGACCTTCGGAAGTGCCAAGAACTGAGTAAAGAGTTCGAACTCCCCGGAGCTTTCAGCCACATCTGGCTTTGCCCATCTTCAAAGAAATACGAAACCGGCACCCCTAGAATGCGGGCCATATCCGACAGTCGGCTTGCGCCGACCCGGTTTGTGCCCTTCTCTACTTCTGGACCTGTTGAAATGTGATCCCAAGCGCTGTTCCTAGAGCCGTCTGGCTCATGCCAGTAAGTCGCCTGCGCGGCCGGGTTTATTGCCCGCATCGATGTCAATCTGGTTCGGCTGTTTAGGATGAACGCCCATCTGTTTCCCCTGCTGATGTCATGAAGCTTTTACGCCTGCGCGCGGCTTCGATTTTCCCTTAGCCTTCCCGTTCTTGGGAAATGAAGGCGCTCGCCACATCGCTTGTGACATTATCCGGCCATCCGGCGGGGCTGTAGCCCATTTTGCTCGATCAAGGTCGCGATGAACTCACGCTGCTTGTCGCTGGCAAGTCGAGGCGGCGGCGGCAAGGCCTCATCAATCCACACCGAGCTTTGCAGACGCCATAACCTCTTCCGGCAGAGATAAGCCATTCTCTTCCGCGATCCGCTTTGCAAACGCTGCCTGCTTCTCAGAAGGCGTATCCGACCGCTCGACTGCTCCCGGCTTGCGTTGTCGTTTTCACAAATGACAGGGCATCCATCGCGAGCCCGAACAACCGAAAAAGCTCCGCGACTTACCCGTCTCGCAGCGCCTTGCCGCACTTAGGACATGGGTGGGCAGGCTTCACGCTCGCGAGCTTCCCAAGCTCAACATCGAGGCGCTGATCAAGATCAGCGATCACATCGACATAGCGTTCTCTGCCTTCCGCTATGAGATCGAGGCGTTTTCGGGTCTTTGGTGAAGTCGTATTCGGCGAAGTCAAAACGGCCGACGAGGTTTCCGACGATGGCCCGGCCGCTCTGTGTCGGGACGAGATACCGTTTTTCCACCACAACATATTTCTTGTTGCAGATATTCGATGCGATAGCCGCAAAGGTCGATGGCCTACCGATGCCCATCTGCTCAAGTTTGCGGATCAAGCTGGTTTCGGTGTAGCGCCGGGGCGGCTTTGTCGCCTTGCGCAAAATCTTGCCTCCCGTCGCTGTCACGGAAGTACCTGGCTGTAGCATCGGGACGCGCCCGTTGGTTCGTCCTCATCTTCGTCATCGCTCTTTTCATCCGCAGCAACGATCCTCCACCGCTTGTAACCAGCTCGGCGCTGCGAGCACGGAAATGGAAGCGCTCGCCACCGGCATCGGCCGTGAGATCGAGCGTCACTGTTTTGTAGACGGCATCTGCGAGCTGCGAGGCAACGGCGCGCTGCCAAATCAGCTTAGCGCTTTTTGCTTGTCATCCTCCCCGCCTCACGATCCTCAACATGAGTTGGTCGAATAGCCTCATGAGCCTCCTGTGCTCCTTCAGGCAGCGGCCAGCGTCGTTTTTTCCAGCTGCCATCCCTGCCCCTCAGCATAGGCGCCGATGGCCGCAATCCCGTCATCTGAGAGGTTCGGATTGTCTGTCCGGTGGTAGGTAATCAAACCGGCTTCGAAAGGCTCTGTGCAAGCTTCTGTGTCGGGGCTGGAGGGTATCAAAGTGGCTCCCGCCGCCTGCAAGAGCGCGGAGGTCGTAAACGGTGCGGGTGGTCCCTTGGCAACGGGCTTCTCGGCCGCTGCCGTCACCGTGAAGCGGCGGCAAGCCTGGCAGCTCGCTCGGCTCTGATCGAGGATGTATTCGTCATCGCCCTGCAGAAAGGATTTGGTCTGCCACTCGGCGGTCCACGAGCCGTTCTCAAACTCCGCTAACGCCGAAAAATGGTCTGTCACCTTGAAGCGGTCTATCTCATTCTGCCGTTCGACAACGGACGGACTGCGGGCGACTGGACGACCGGCTGTCAGGGACTGCCCGCTGCCGTCGATATCGGAAAGGACACTCGGTAGCCGATCAACCGATCCGCTGCTCTGCGTGCCTCCTGTGCCGCGACAAGCCGCCGATCAATCGGGCGAGGCGCGGCAGTGCCGCCTTATACCGGTCTCGGTTATCTCGTTGAATGTGACCCGCTGATACCGCTCGATGCGCAAGTAACGCTTCAGATGCTCGGAAATCGCCTCCCCCTCACGATCCGGGTCCGTTGCAAGATAAATGGCATCGGCCTCGGCGACCATGGCTTCAACCGGCTGATGACAGATCGGCCGCGCTCCTACGCCGGTGAGCTGGTATGTTTGCGGTTCAACGGCCATCTGGTCCGTTGGAAGATCTACAATATGGCCCATGCTGGCCTCTACTCGCCAATCGGAACCAAGCAGCGATCCAATTTTCTTAGCCTTGGTAGGGCTTTCGACAATCATGAGTTTCACTGCACCCTCCTGATAGCAAATCGCTGAAACATTTGATAACGTTTCCGCTAATGAAATCATTGTCAATGATCGAGTGGGAAAAGGGAAAATGGCACCAAGGGATCAGAAGAGCGTCGGATGGCTGGAAATCGGCACGGCGCTGTTTTTCTGTCTGGCGATCCTAACTGTAGTATGGGTGATTTTCCGCGCGCCGATAAAGATGCTCTATCGCGCGGCTCGCGCGCTGCTGAAACCGGCACGCTTTGGAAACTGACCGCGTGGGGCGACTATTTCGCCTACACGCCGCAGAGACACTGGTATCAGTCGATCTTTCTGTCGTCCTTCCCTTCGGCGTGGTGTGCCGGGATCATAGTTCTGGTCGGCCTCTTTATGAGAGCGAAGGTCGAGCAAGCACATCATTACCTATCTGCGGCCGAAGAAGGATGCAGAGTATGCAATGAGCCACAAGGAGCTGATGCAGCGCTTCGCGCCGTTCTATCCTCATTGCAGTTCTTCCTGAAATTCCCCATGCACAGATATTCGGCCAGCTCCGGCCCTGCGTCTCAGCCGATGTCAGCACTTGAGCTGCTGATCGACAGCGGCGCTATCGTCGCTGATAAATTCAAGGTTCCTGAGAACGACGAAGAACAGACCTCCCCAAGCCGGAAGAAGCCGACGAGGACCGAAAGGCAGGTGAACGGGCAATCAATCGCAGCGCTCTGCGAAAGGCCCTAGAGAAGCCCTTTGGGCCGCACAACCCGTTTCTAAATGTGAACCTTCGTAATGACGCCGCTGTAAGGGCTGCGATAGATGCCATGGTACGCGACCGTGATCCTGTACTCGGCCCTTGTGCGCGTGAATGCGCTTCACGACAGCGACATCAAGCTCTCAAGTGTCTTGGATGCGAGCGAAGAGTTCCTTCGAGATGTCTGGCGCGACATCAACCGTGAAAAGACCAAGCTTGGCGACAGTCTTGTGATCGGGCCATACGACTACCCTGATCCCGATAAAGGCCGGGAAGCCTAAGAAAAAGAAAGCAAAGGGTGCTGATATCGGCACCGGCATCGAGCAGCCATCCAACATGATAATCCTGTCGGAACATCTGGCAAAGGTCGGCCCCAATTTCAAAACAACGAAGCGGGCGAAAGAAGAGCTGGCAAAGATCATCGTGAAGCCCGCCACCGGGATCGATCCGAAGCGCCCGGTCGATGTGATAGACAGGATCGTGCAGCGGCACGGATACGTATTTGGCGTCTTGGCATCGTCGCTTACTGACGGCAAGGATGGTACACTTAAAGCCGCTCGATCTGCCGGGGTCATGGCACCAAACACGTTCCTCTGGCTGCGGTTTGCCGACAGAAGCATGTGGCGTTTTCTAAACTATGTCGGCATGCAAACCCCCTGCCCGGAAGCGGCTGGAATGTACGATCACTGGCAGACAGAGCTTGTTCTGAAGACCGGCCGCACGGCCTGAAGTTGCGGAAAGCACGATAACGGCCATCGTCAAGAAGCCAGAAAACAGTCGCCTGACGCTTACAATGCGCGATTTTGATGAGCTGGTAGCGAAGGTACGAAACCAGACCAACACGGTCGATGAGATGATTATCAAGTCGTCCGAAATGTGGAACGACGACAACGCACAAGTGCCAAAGCTGGTGCCGGATCGGTAGGGATTACGATGACGAGATCGGATAAATCACAAGCCTCATGGGGCACATATTGCCGTAGCTACCTCGTAACACTCGGCGGTCTATTGGGTGGCGGCGCGAGCGTGTTCCTTGTCGCGCACTACACGGAATCTCTCGTGCTTCCGTGGCAAATCACCCTGCTACTCTCCACTTTCCTGCTAGGTGGAATCATGCTCGCTCTCGCTGGCCTCTTCGGTACGGCAGCGCAGATGGAAGGCTTGCGGATTCGACCTCAGATTATGAGCTGGTGGGAAGGATCGCGATTGTCGCTCATCCCGTCTATCTGATGCTGCGACCGATCTATGAGCGGCGTTAGCGCCGGGCGTCAGCGCTGGCGGCAATAACGCATTACCACATCACCGACGCTGCCCTGCTCGTCAAGCTGGACATCATGGATGGTGATCGAGATGTAGTTGCTGTCGTGCTGCTCGATGAAACCTT from Shinella zoogloeoides includes these protein-coding regions:
- a CDS encoding DNA topoisomerase; protein product: MLQPGTSVTATGGKILRKATKPPRRYTETSLIRKLEQMGIGRPSTFAAIASNICNKKYVVVEKRYLVPTQSGRAIVGNLVGRFDFAEYDFTKDPKTPRSHSGRQRTLCRCDR
- a CDS encoding DNA topoisomerase, coding for MDGSGQSLTAGRPVARSPSVVERQNEIDRFKVTDHFSALAEFENGSWTAEWQTKSFLQGDDEYILDQSRASCQACRRFTVTAAAEKPVAKGPPAPFTTSALLQAAGATLIPSSPDTEACTEPFEAGLITYHRTDNPNLSDDGIAAIGAYAEGQGWQLEKTTLAAA
- a CDS encoding toprim domain-containing protein, which encodes MIVESPTKAKKIGSLLGSDWRVEASMGHIVDLPTDQMAVEPQTYQLTGVGARPICHQPVEAMVAEADAIYLATDPDREGEAISEHLKRYLRIERYQRVTFNEITETGIRRHCRASPD